One region of Campylobacter concisus genomic DNA includes:
- a CDS encoding polysaccharide lyase family 1 protein — protein sequence MGGYVIYVDGLIDLSEGKIPQNGNSDGLDKFISEISGGEFSSYAKFMQAYGASCRANLDGSQDPKLAALRKNLANEYKKLIIVPVASNTTIIGLGKNSGIKGGSLLLKNVQNIAIRNMKIEDAFNPFPDIQKNDGFNAQYDGVSIESSKNIWVDHCHFKDTAELSHVHLAGGELTKWQTYDGLCDIKGDSAAITISHNIFENHDKTMLIGSRDSDGSSETRTITVAHNVFDSCAQRLPMARNAKVHVYNNFYDSKDDFYDQKYAIGVRFDSLVYAQNNYFTNGVKISYKCNKGTIFESGNIDLSKKGSVCEKLTKPPFEPPYKFELLKASDVQNEVNKNAGTGKLAVIM from the coding sequence ATGGGTGGTTACGTCATCTATGTGGATGGGCTCATAGACCTTAGCGAAGGCAAGATCCCACAAAATGGCAATAGCGATGGGCTGGATAAATTTATAAGTGAGATTAGCGGTGGCGAGTTTAGCTCTTATGCCAAATTTATGCAGGCTTACGGCGCTTCATGCCGTGCAAATTTAGATGGTTCGCAAGATCCAAAGTTAGCAGCACTTCGCAAAAATTTAGCCAACGAGTACAAAAAGCTCATCATAGTGCCGGTAGCTAGCAACACCACGATAATTGGCTTAGGCAAAAACTCAGGCATAAAAGGTGGCTCGCTTTTGTTAAAAAATGTCCAAAATATCGCAATCCGCAATATGAAGATCGAAGATGCTTTTAATCCATTTCCAGATATACAAAAAAATGACGGCTTTAATGCGCAATATGATGGCGTCAGCATAGAGTCAAGCAAAAACATCTGGGTAGATCACTGCCATTTTAAGGACACGGCCGAGCTTAGTCATGTGCATTTAGCAGGCGGAGAGCTTACCAAATGGCAGACTTACGACGGACTATGCGACATCAAGGGAGATAGTGCAGCTATCACGATCTCGCACAACATCTTTGAAAACCATGATAAAACGATGTTAATTGGCTCAAGAGACTCTGACGGCAGCAGCGAAACAAGGACTATAACGGTCGCTCATAACGTTTTTGACAGCTGCGCGCAACGCCTACCTATGGCACGCAATGCAAAGGTGCACGTCTATAACAACTTTTATGACTCAAAAGATGACTTCTATGACCAAAAATACGCCATTGGCGTGCGCTTTGACTCGCTAGTATACGCTCAAAACAACTACTTTACAAATGGCGTCAAAATAAGCTACAAGTGTAACAAAGGCACCATTTTTGAAAGCGGCAACATAGACCTTTCAAAAAAAGGCAGCGTTTGCGAAAAGCTAACCAAGCCGCCATTTGAGCCCCCATATAAATTTGAGCTCCTCAAAGCCTCAGACGTCCAAAACGAGGTAAATAAAAACGCCGGCACAGGCAAACTAGCCGTTATAATGTAA
- a CDS encoding CinA family protein — translation MRQSILIIGEDLEINREFLNYIFQSYEDHFGELGVVSFAPKNSKELPFIIENLSKNYDFVSIFGSDENFAIAAKIVATLTGGSLELKDSTTLALKDSLDYSKNSFLASLNNAQINLIKANPNEELGEFLVEYEPDFSYFHLIDIDADSARILMLPLAKTYEVDITLAQILPNLILVRAKSNKFGQIESFLQGVKTLFSQKFIPQKDVIKFVAKRLMQNGLKISFAESCTAGLAAAKFARYGGVSASFDGSLVTYANHIKHEWLGVEDEILETYGAVSEPCVKAMVKGTLSTTNADFALAISGIAGPGGGTASKPVGTVYVAAGDRNGNIEVERLLLKGDRNYIREQSVLSAYLCLLRLKSEIFFA, via the coding sequence ATGAGACAAAGTATCTTGATAATAGGCGAAGATCTTGAGATAAATAGAGAATTTCTAAATTATATTTTTCAAAGTTATGAGGATCATTTTGGCGAGCTTGGAGTGGTCAGTTTTGCTCCAAAAAATAGCAAAGAGCTACCTTTTATAATCGAAAATTTATCAAAAAATTACGATTTTGTAAGCATTTTTGGCTCGGATGAAAATTTTGCCATCGCCGCAAAGATCGTAGCGACGCTAACTGGGGGCTCGCTCGAGCTAAAAGATAGCACGACACTTGCACTTAAAGATAGCTTAGACTACTCAAAAAATAGCTTTTTAGCTAGCCTAAATAACGCCCAGATAAATCTCATAAAAGCTAATCCAAATGAAGAGCTGGGCGAGTTTTTAGTCGAGTACGAGCCTGATTTTAGTTACTTTCATCTAATAGACATCGACGCTGATAGCGCGAGGATCCTTATGCTGCCGCTTGCTAAAACTTACGAGGTCGATATAACCCTTGCGCAGATCCTACCAAATTTAATACTAGTAAGAGCAAAAAGTAATAAATTTGGTCAGATCGAGAGCTTTTTGCAAGGGGTAAAAACGCTATTTTCGCAAAAATTTATCCCACAAAAAGATGTGATCAAATTTGTAGCAAAAAGGCTCATGCAAAATGGGCTTAAAATTTCATTTGCTGAGTCTTGCACGGCTGGGCTTGCCGCGGCTAAATTTGCAAGATATGGCGGCGTCTCAGCCAGCTTTGATGGCTCACTAGTAACCTACGCAAACCACATAAAGCACGAGTGGTTGGGCGTTGAGGATGAAATTTTAGAGACTTACGGAGCTGTGAGTGAGCCTTGCGTAAAAGCAATGGTAAAAGGTACGCTAAGTACGACAAATGCGGACTTTGCACTTGCCATTAGCGGCATCGCTGGACCAGGTGGTGGCACAGCTAGCAAGCCGGTTGGCACGGTCTACGTCGCAGCTGGTGACAGAAACGGCAACATCGAGGTTGAGAGGCTTCTTTTAAAAGGAGATCGCAACTACATAAGAGAGCAAAGCGTGCTAAGCGCCTATCTATGCCTACTTCGCCTAAAAAGCGAGATATTTTTCGCGTAA